The sequence ACGTGTCGTTTGCGGAGGCATCGGGTTCGGAGATTTATGAACGGAACTCCAGATTTGGACCTATTGGTTGGTCCTGACATCCTAATCCTATGTTCCTTCCAAGCAGTACCTCGACCCCACGACACGacattgaagaaaagaaaattcccAATCGTCTTTCTCTTTCGATCCCATTTTTCTTCATCTGGAACGTACTCGAGTCTCCAGCACTAACAGAAGCgcagagagaagaaaaaagagagaagctttTTGGTTTATGATCTGTATAAGGACGACACATTGTTCCGGTTCTTTCAGCTGAACCTCCTGATCCATTGCATGCCAGAAAAAAGAGGAGAATATCGGCGAGGTTAATCCGATACAGGCCGCCCACGTGTTCTTTGGTTTTTGGGGGGGAGGAGAACGGATTCAATGGCCAACGCTGTTCATACGTCGTCGTCTGTGATGTTGACTTCCGGCGCGAGCGGCCGCGTGAACGCGCTCTTCTCGCTGCGGGTGTGGAGGAGCCTGATTATGCTGATCAACACGTTCGTGTTGCTCCTCCTGGTTCCGTTCCGAGGGCGGAGAAGGGACGAGAAGCGTGAGGAAAGCGGCGGGGCCCAGCATCATCTCGGGAAGGGGGTTGGTGGTAGTAGCGGTGGGCCTGTGGTGCGCGTCCCGGCTAAGATCGTGTCGTGGCGGAAGAGCGGGGTATTGGAGCAGGAAGTCGCGGCGAGGAGAGCGCTGGCGATAAGGAGGGTGGTGCAAGATGGCGGTGATGACAAGAAGTCGGTGCGGGAGTACTCGCTGTTTTCCACGGCGAGAGGCAATACCATTTTCACGCAGTCATGGACGCCGGTTTCGGCCACGATTAGGTAAATACTTCCTGTATttccttcttatttttaatgattttcccttcagatCGATTTTGGGTTCTTCTGGTTTTATTCAGGGTTTCATTTCCAAAAATTGGGTCTTTAAATTTCCAGTTGCTTAGgaatttttcttttcgtttggACTTCCTTCCAACTTTTCGAtaaaaaagtttcttgaaattGGAAAGGTATACGTAAAGGGAGCATATGTTTTCTCTGTATCATTATAAGCCACTGCCAAACGAGTTctttcagttattttttataaattaaaatgattaatttttattaaaatgagtcagTTTTATCGCAAATAATCATTGTCATTACAAATAATACATCACAAATACTCGTTTTAACGGAACATGAACTGATATCTACGTACTTCTCTGATTCTTGGAACaaaaaatctttacttttttggaaattccctttatttttctgttattttcttctcttattaaacaatatttcctttgttttggtggatattttattgttataagaagtttatttttatcgttCTTCTTGTTTATATCGTCGCCTTTTAAGAATGAAGTTTTAGAGGACAcgttttaaaattcatataaaatttccAATTCCAGTTGTATGTGTATCATATATACTTCCGACTTGAATGCTTTGTCATCACGCTGTCTTGATGATACACTGCATAAATGATCGCATTTCCTATGCGTCGAGTATTGACTATTGAGAAGGCATATTCTCGTTGAGATCATATCTTTGCTGTCACTTACTGTTGGAAACCGTATATGTTTATCATATCCAAAAGGAATAACATGGTCTGCAGCAGTTATCTCTGTAATTCCCTTTACCAGGAGCGTGCCCCAAGAATTTTAGTATACTCACCCATCATTTTTCTTGACTCATCCTGTACCCAGTATGTATGGCTTCCATACGGTCCCCTTTTTTGGTGGGGTCTCCTCCGATCCCAATGTTTTCTACTCGAGTAATATCATGAACAAGTCCGTATGCACCATTCattacaagtcttttgtaaaaaggtggatctattaaaaaaaataagtttttacgCCTTGTCATGATAAAGTCCACGTTTTTATAAAAGTCTGCACAAaactttgtatatataattattcacCTGGGTTAATTGAACAATCAATCACCTGATCACGTTTTGATATTGTAACCTAACAATTTTGCCTTCGATTTGCAAGATTTCTGACGCTCTTCAAGTAGTTTTCGTTAAATTAGTGTCCCCAAAAAAGTGGGGTATCTCTAGTAATTATCAATTTATTGCTTCTAGTTTATAAATCTGGTTTGCCGTTTCCTTTGTGGAAGTGTTTTATAGGTTTTGTGTTTGGTTGATCTCTTGCTGTCAACTCCTCTGTTACGGATGATATCATATTGATTAAGTAGTAAATACCCCAACGAAAGAGGCTATTCTTAGTTGCATAAATTGCAGGGATGAGTGTAATTCATTTTCATGTAACCCAAAGTTAAATATGGAAACATTACATGCACTAACAAATTTCTATACATCAATCAccaaaaactaataatatagtTTTGGGGCCTTTAACTAGACTACTGGGGTCCGGGCcaagaagaaagataaaaaggagaagcaagaaaaagaagatcatAATGAGCCGAATAGAGAGAAAGATAGATCTTTAACAAACTAGTCTATTTATATGTGCAATCCTAAAACTCATGCATTGAGAAATTGTAATCAGAGAAATCAGGAATGCCTTTTATTTCATTGGATACAAGTGGATCCAAAATTGTAATGTCAAATTATTCTCGGCTTTTTATCCCAATGTGTGTCATCAATGAATGATAGCAGCAGAATGTGCAAGGTTCCAGGTAGTCACTTGACAGTCAAATTGAACTGTTGagaaatgagtaatgctagatatagttttaGGGTATCCAAGCCCCAcgcactccctttgaaaaataTGGGATCCAccattaaaatgattttttgatgTGGGTAtcaaatttatccattttttcaaaaggagtactACGCAAGGCTTACACACCTTaggactacaaatatcatttctcttgagAAATATATCCGGGTTGAACTGGTAACAGGTTTATGATCAGtctctttgtattttgttttattatattttacaacacTTGAGAGGTGTTTTGTTATATTGATTGTCAACTGATCATAAAGCTTTGCTTTTTTCTTGTCAGCATATAGAATCTCATGCTAATTTAAGGCATTTCTCTCAATTGGTTTTAGCGGTTCTTAGGTTCTACAGAAGTTTCACCTTGCATGGTCTTTAACTTTCTTATATGATCAAAGTCCTAACTGCCATCTAATTTGTGCAGGGGAGTGGTTCTTATCATGCATGGCCTGAATGAACACAGGTTTGTGATTTGTGCCTGATCTCAGTTTTAGAAGTCATTTTCAGTTGACTATAAAGCTTGCTTGATTTGTTATTCTAGTATTTTCTATTATTGGAAACAGTGGCAGATACAATGTTTTTGCAAAGCTTCTGAATGCTAATGGCTACAAGGCTTATGGAATGGATTGGATTGGTAAGTCAAGAACCATCTCCACATGCTCACCCATTGAGTTTCACCTTCTAATCAAGCCATCATTATCTGTTTGTGCATGCTTTAATAAATCATCCCTCCAATGTTATTTCAATTGTACCTCTAATTTatgttgtttaattttttatggtttGGCAATGACTCCCATTACCTTCTCAGTAGACCAAGAGATTTTTTTCCTGATAAGTGATAGACCAAGAGTATCTCTAGGTGCTTGTGTTATGATAGTACCAtgaacaataaattgatgatatCTAGTGTGTTTAAGTGGTGATCTCTTTGTTAATATTGCAAGTAATGAACAGTCCTGCAGAAGTAAAAGGTAGataaaactaatcattgatATGACTGAATAATGTGCTCTCTTACTTAGTCAAGAAATATAGTTGAGGGGCTCAGAAACATTAGTCAAGAAATATAGTTGAGGGGCTCAGAAACattccaacaatttttttctgAGTTAGCATAGAGGTTATATGTATAgatatgtgtgtgtttatatataagtaaaggCATTATTACTAAAAGAGCACAAGGGGCACAATCCATGTCTAGAGGCAGTATACCAAGAAGAACACCTAGCTAAGGTGAGGGAAGAAAACACGAATTCATGAAAGTCTAAATTAGAAGAGAAgcaagtgtttttttttgtcGATTTTCCATTGTTAAGATCTTATCTTGTGCAACTGTCCAAATAAAGAATGTCACTCTTGAGGGAGATATTCCACCATATACTTTTACCAGAGAAAGGAGGTTCCCATTGCAGGGTatagaatttgataaaaagaaagaacttCAAACGTCATTCTTCTGGAATCAATCCACTTCATTTTTTCCTCACGATCTCCTCTCTAAATAAGTATAGAAGGTTGAGAAGTGAAGAGACTGTTTCCACTTTCAAATCCTACACTACTCTGGTAATAGCAATACTCCACTTTGGAACGTTATTTTTAACCTGACAAAGATCCACCACACTCACCTCCCTGCAACAAGATACTTGTAAACAAGACGGGGTAGACTTCCTTCAGTGTTTGATCACCACACCGCACATCATGTAGAATATGGTCTTGGTTCCATCTCTCACCACATATCTGAAGGACCTGGAGAATTCCTCCCAACCAAGGAGAATTTTTCTCCATGCCCCTACTCCTTATGGTCCATTGATTGTATTTAAACACCACCTACCGCACATACTTCATACTTAATTTCCACCATGAATTGTCACTATCTCCATGTCCATTGCATAACACCACAATGATCTGCCTAGTAATGCTCAATTAAACACGATCAAATTCTATACCCTCAAAACCCCTCGAGGAAGCCAGAAGTAAGCCCAGAATTCCAACAGAAGCATCCAAAAAAGTGCACATTGGTATCCCTCCCCTCAGTTTATATTAAAGATCTGTTCCtggttttattcttcatctttcaGTATCTAGAGTAGATTAATGGTGATCAATTTGCTCTCTTTGAGTTTGCATACAActctttatttagtttttacTCCCATAAGATGACCcaccaataaattttttttcgcCCCTTAATCGATGTTTCACAGTCTAGAGATCACCATTTTTCAACAATGCATCTATAATTGGATGTTGCAGGGATTGAGTACTCCGATTGGGTTGCTCATTGGTGTGGATAAGTAACAGGTGAAAACTTCTTTTAATAAGTAAGCTTATCATTTGCATGTATGTGTCTACCTGCTATCTCcaacattgataaaaaaaaaaaaaaaaaaagggtgcaGGTTTTGGAAGTGAAGACAAACCCAAAGCAATCTTCTTCCTGTTTTATATGAGCTGGGGAAGCTGAATTTGCATTCAGAATctgtttttcaaacttttacatTTTAGCCTTGTAGTGGGCAAATatgttttttcccctttttgtgtttgtaattttctttggcACTGTTAATTGTTTAAGCTTAAAATACGCAATGCTATCTTCTTGTGTCAAACCTTAATAATCACTTCTGTTCCATGGCTTTTCTACAATAATTATATCTTGGCTCTGTAATAGCTTTGCAACTTAGACCACACGCTTGATTGAGCTTCCAGCAGGAATGGatctaaaatataacaatagGATTGGGGACCTGGGGGCATGGTTCACTTTGACTTTGTCCATTCTACTTGGTGGTTTTTTCCAGTTCTGTagttgctatttttttttttttttttttttgtagtagtagtagtagtacatTTGTTCTCATCCGTCTATCTCTTTCGTTTTCTCCTAGGTCATGGTGGAAGTGACGGGCTGCATGCATATGTTCATTCTCTTGATGATGCTGTTGCAGATATGGTATGTTTTGAGGTTCATTTACGAGGGGCTGATGAGAATAGTTTCAAAATAATCAGCATAAATCTTTGGTTATTGATTCTTTATAGCAGATTGGTAAAGGCGCAAGGTGGGATGGATAGGGGCAGTTGGGTTAAACTTGATggcccaataaaaaaaagactgATAAGTTTAGTTTTTTGCATATGTAAGTAACTTTATGTTTCTGTACAGAAGTTTTTTCTCGAGAAGATTTTAGCTGAGAATCCCGGGCTTCCATGTTTTTGCTTTGGACACTCCACAGGTGCAGCAATTATCCTGAAGGTAAAGTTTCTATCAAGGATGTGATGCTTCCAATCTGCAAATCAGCAACacatgttgatgatgatgaatttgTAATCCCCTCTTTCCTGAACTAATGAACCTGGAATTTATGCAAggttttcattgtttttttgtgaataatCCTAGGCAATGCTCGATCCAAAGGTAGAAGCCGGTGTATCTGGTGCAGTATTGACATCACCTGCCGTTGGAGTTCAGCCATCCCATCCCATTTTTGTGGTGAGTATATCCTTTTAATATGATATCTGTTTCATCTAATTTTCAAATGCTCCCAAGTTTAGAAACTTTGATTTAGTGTCATCTTGTTTCTACATACAAATCAGTTCATAGAAtcataaaaccataaaaatggCATACAAATTGGTTTGTAGAATCATCCAGTgtcattttgtttctgcatggCTGGCAGGTACTTGCCCCAATTGTCTcatttttgtttccaaaatacCAATTTAGTGCTGCAAATAAGAAGGGCACGCCGGTTTCTCGGGATCCGCAGGCACTAATAGCCAAGTATTCAGATCCACTAGTGTATACCGGATCCATCAGGGTAAGGACTGGTTATGAGATTCTCCAAATCACATCCTACTTGCAGAGGAATCTGAGCAAACTGAGAGTTCCCTTTTTTGTTCTCCATGGCACTGCTGACAGTGTAACTGACCCAGAAGCTTCTCAGAAATTATATGAAGAAGCCTCCTCAACTGACAAAACCATTGAATTGTATGAAGGATTGTTACATGATCTCCTTTTCGAACTGGAACGAGAGGCTATCATGGAGGATATAATTGAATGGTTGAATTGTAGGGTATGAGGTTAGGTAGTGCAGTAAGAGAAAGTATTTGAGTTAGTTCTCTAACCAAAGGGAACCTATGAATTAGTTATTCTTGTGACCATTTTTATAGGACCTTGGTAAAGGGCTTCCAATGAAGCAGAGGAGAAAGAAATGGTGGCTGAATAAAAACTTCAGCATTTCTTATGTTGAAAACCTGAAACAGTTTCATTTTTTCTCCATGTCTTATGTCTTATGATGCATCTTAAATGGTTTAGGCTCCAACTTATCTTTATCAATTAATAGCTTGCCTAGATCTGTCACATTTTCACCTGTGAAATGTGAGTTTCCGAGTGAAGTACTATATTACCATGAACTTccaaattaatatcatttttttgtgtGGCTTTTGTCACATTTTACAGTTAAGCCATTGGTGTTAAGGCACCATGGGACAAATGCAGCAAGACATCCCTCTTGTGAAGAGCTCCACATTAATTTCAGTCACATAAAAGCTTTGTTAAACAAGTAGGGCTTCCTAACAGTCGAACAATCCTAACAAAACAATGTGATAAGACATAACAAAAGACCATGTAAATAGAGACATTTTGTTTGTCATACAAGAATTTGTAATCTCCAGCAATAAAGATGTGCTACAGTCACAAagagatcttataaaagtaaactcacaaactgatatgacaTATGATagattagatctactttacaataaaagtagttttacaatttaacgtacaGCACCAAACCACGTTAGTTTATCgctttacttttgtgaaatctctttgtgactAAGGTGGAGTTTGGATcccaaaatcatctcaactcattattacaactttttcaaatcctaatacaaaatataataaacaatttgattttttcaaatttttaaataataataatattaaaaaataatattctaacaatattttatcatctaaactcaactcaattcaacatccaaactcaatCTAAAGCAGCTTTCCTTCACTTAACATGTTCCACATAGGAAGTCTGACTAGGGaaagataaaatttagaataaagaacAACATTTTTCTTAGTCACATTAAATTTAGTCATCCCTGAtcacattttaattttgtaaacacACAAACTAAAACACCTAAGGTTATAATTGGCTTAACATTTATATGAGTTGTTGATGTTGATATCACATACCTTTGCCTCTAGTGAGTTTAGTCCTTTCGGCTTTCAAGAATGGAGACTATATCCACTAATGAAATATATTGAGTAGATATTAGTACTCTCGAAATATTTATTAGCCTTATTTAAAATTCAcaaagaatttttcttcttcttcctaagATAATCGAGTGCTAGTAGTTAAATTCCATATTAACAACTAGATCTTTATGTTCTAAAACAGATCTGGCATTCAGCTTTGGAACCAtgtatctaaattttttatattaaaaaatgcttaaaaattTGTCAaccaaacaacctaattttattattaaaatgattttaaagttatttaattactttttaatcCACTTAACGCAACCTGAAACAAGCTCTTAGATCTTGATTGGGATTGCAGTAGGCAAATTAAGCCTTTTTTCTGTAAAGTTTTGTGAAATAGAAAACTGATTGAAAAGCAATTTAGTTGAGAACTGATTGAAAAGCAATTTAGTTGTTTGGTAACAATGAAGTGacatgctaaaaaaaaaactataaactgCTCTACGGCTCGTttagattgagagatgagatgagatagtttgtaaatagtaataaaatttgtgaattgaaatttgtaaataataataaaaaataatgagatgaattgagttgatcttTCAATCTAAACCGGCTCTTAAAGTTATTATACTTGTTTGGAAACAGAACTgaaaaaaaaggacaaaccatgacatttttttccttttaaaaaatcatgttgTTATAAgggttaatattattttctttccattGAAAGTAGAAGGAAAAGAGGGTAGGAGTGAGTGAGTGGAAGTCTTGATAGGATAATGCTAGTGTGCCAGCTTTGACACTAAtacaaattttactttttatttttttctttcctttttttacatttttttaacatatttaaatatttttaaaaaataa comes from Juglans microcarpa x Juglans regia isolate MS1-56 chromosome 8S, Jm3101_v1.0, whole genome shotgun sequence and encodes:
- the LOC121244858 gene encoding monoacylglycerol lipase-like, coding for MANAVHTSSSVMLTSGASGRVNALFSLRVWRSLIMLINTFVLLLLVPFRGRRRDEKREESGGAQHHLGKGVGGSSGGPVVRVPAKIVSWRKSGVLEQEVAARRALAIRRVVQDGGDDKKSVREYSLFSTARGNTIFTQSWTPVSATIRGVVLIMHGLNEHSGRYNVFAKLLNANGYKAYGMDWIGHGGSDGLHAYVHSLDDAVADMKFFLEKILAENPGLPCFCFGHSTGAAIILKAMLDPKVEAGVSGAVLTSPAVGVQPSHPIFVVLAPIVSFLFPKYQFSAANKKGTPVSRDPQALIAKYSDPLVYTGSIRVRTGYEILQITSYLQRNLSKLRVPFFVLHGTADSVTDPEASQKLYEEASSTDKTIELYEGLLHDLLFELEREAIMEDIIEWLNCRV